The following are encoded in a window of Phaseolus vulgaris cultivar G19833 chromosome 3, P. vulgaris v2.0, whole genome shotgun sequence genomic DNA:
- the LOC137806545 gene encoding transcription factor bHLH90 isoform X4: MSGLGVVEWLRPLVETNIWDYVVVWKYGDDPTRFIEWIGCCCRGSCSVNLGVMSKEEKGEVCHLAPICRDKYLQHHVRTKACEALAQLPFALSLYSGVHGEVAISQQSRWLTKDSIGTQVLIPIVGGLIELFTEKLIPMDMNIIELITAHGCVSLKQEAISAQSYTCLNIIEHLPLTEQYSHRWLPHMSATLTPSIHQPATKQCTSHPSIEGPPSGSNPSIEEPSFDSKFVGLIPDEHLKQSAKMSPIPKTKMSKYNKTSGKQQRGLSSHCSDGEEDKSKLVKEPQKEGYQAKNLVTERNRRKKIKNGLFTLRSLVPKITKMDRAAILADAVDYIKELQTQMKELKDEVRALEVQDREKNTPQPRKAAVNEQEGTRSSTLNQSSSDCTKKMPMEVASANIMTFDAKVLNILTVKATNKDIHPTKLKEYLIQKTSDDRQSR; this comes from the exons ATGAGTGGTTTGGGTGTAGTAGAGTGGCTTAGACCCCTTGTTGAGACCAATATTTGGGACTATGTAGTTGTTTGGAAATATGGGGATGATCCAACCAG GTTTATTGAGTGGATAGGTTGCTGTTGCAGAGGAAGTTGCAGCGTGAACCTTGGTGTTATGTccaaagaggaaaagggtgaaGTATGTCACTTAGCTCCCATTTGCAGGGATAAGTATCTTCAGCATCATGTTAGAACAAAGGCTTGTGAGGCTCTTGCTCAGCTTCCTTTTGCATTGTCTCTCTATTCCGG TGTGCATGGAGAGGTTGCCATATCACAACAATCAAGATGGCTTACCAAG GATTCAATTGGAACCCAAGTTTTGATCCCTATTGTTGGTGGTCTTATTGAGCTCTTCACTGAAAAGCTG ATTCCAATGGATATGAATATCATAGAACTCATAACAGCACATGGCTGTGTCTCTTTAAAGCAAGAAGCCATATCTGCACAGAGCTACACCTGTCTCAACATCATCGAACATCTGCCATTAACGGAACAGTACTCACATAGGTGGCTACCACACATGTCAGCAACTTTAACTCCTAGTATCCATCAGCCTGCAACAAAACAGTGCACCTCCCATCCTAGCATTGAAGGACCCCCCAGTGGGTCTAATCCTTCAATTGAAGAACCATCATTTGATTCAAAATTTGTTGGTTTGATTCCAGATGAGCATCTTAAACAATCAGCTAAAATGTCTCCCATCCCCAAAACTAAAATGTCCAAGTACAATAAAACTTCAGGGAAACAGCAGAGAGGTTTGAGTTCTCATTGCAGCGATGGGGAAGAAGATAAATCAAAACTGGTCAAGGAGCCTCAGAAGGAAGGGTACCAAGCCAAAAATCTTGTCACAGAGAGGAATAGGaggaaaaagattaaaaatggGCTTTTTACTCTGCGGTCTCTAGTCCCAAAGATAACCAAG ATGGACAGAGCTGCAATTCTTGCAGACGCAGTTGACTATATAAAGGAATTACAAACTCAAATGAAAGAACTCAAAGATGAGGTCAGGGCTTTGGAAGTACAGGACCGTGAGAAGAACACACCACAACCGAGGAAAGCAGCTGTGAATGAACAAGAAGGAACCAGAAGTAGCACTCTTAATCAAAGTTCTTCTGACTGCACTAAAAAGATGCCGATGGAG GTGGCTAGTGCCAATATAATGACATTTGATGCTAAAGTCCTGAACATTCTGACGGTTAAG GCAACCAATAAGGATATTCACCCAACTAAACTGAAAGAGTATTTAATACAGAAGACAAGTGATGATAGACAAAGTAGGTAA
- the LOC137806545 gene encoding transcription factor bHLH90 isoform X1 produces the protein MSGLGVVEWLRPLVETNIWDYVVVWKYGDDPTRFIEWIGCCCRGSCSVNLGVMSKEEKGEVCHLAPICRDKYLQHHVRTKACEALAQLPFALSLYSGVHGEVAISQQSRWLTKDSIGTQVLIPIVGGLIELFTEKLIPMDMNIIELITAHGCVSLKQEAISAQSYTCLNIIEHLPLTEQYSHRWLPHMSATLTPSIHQPATKQCTSHPSIEGPPSGSNPSIEEPSFDSKFVGLIPDEHLKQSAKMSPIPKTKMSKYNKTSGKQQRGLSSHCSDGEEDKSKLVKEPQKEGYQAKNLVTERNRRKKIKNGLFTLRSLVPKITKMDRAAILADAVDYIKELQTQMKELKDEVRALEVQDREKNTPQPRKAAVNEQEGTRSSTLNQSSSDCTKKMPMEKVQVEVHHISKKDFLVKLYCEQKQGRFSKLMEAIHSIGLQVASANIMTFDAKVLNILTVKATNKDIHPTKLKEYLIQKTSDDRQSR, from the exons ATGAGTGGTTTGGGTGTAGTAGAGTGGCTTAGACCCCTTGTTGAGACCAATATTTGGGACTATGTAGTTGTTTGGAAATATGGGGATGATCCAACCAG GTTTATTGAGTGGATAGGTTGCTGTTGCAGAGGAAGTTGCAGCGTGAACCTTGGTGTTATGTccaaagaggaaaagggtgaaGTATGTCACTTAGCTCCCATTTGCAGGGATAAGTATCTTCAGCATCATGTTAGAACAAAGGCTTGTGAGGCTCTTGCTCAGCTTCCTTTTGCATTGTCTCTCTATTCCGG TGTGCATGGAGAGGTTGCCATATCACAACAATCAAGATGGCTTACCAAG GATTCAATTGGAACCCAAGTTTTGATCCCTATTGTTGGTGGTCTTATTGAGCTCTTCACTGAAAAGCTG ATTCCAATGGATATGAATATCATAGAACTCATAACAGCACATGGCTGTGTCTCTTTAAAGCAAGAAGCCATATCTGCACAGAGCTACACCTGTCTCAACATCATCGAACATCTGCCATTAACGGAACAGTACTCACATAGGTGGCTACCACACATGTCAGCAACTTTAACTCCTAGTATCCATCAGCCTGCAACAAAACAGTGCACCTCCCATCCTAGCATTGAAGGACCCCCCAGTGGGTCTAATCCTTCAATTGAAGAACCATCATTTGATTCAAAATTTGTTGGTTTGATTCCAGATGAGCATCTTAAACAATCAGCTAAAATGTCTCCCATCCCCAAAACTAAAATGTCCAAGTACAATAAAACTTCAGGGAAACAGCAGAGAGGTTTGAGTTCTCATTGCAGCGATGGGGAAGAAGATAAATCAAAACTGGTCAAGGAGCCTCAGAAGGAAGGGTACCAAGCCAAAAATCTTGTCACAGAGAGGAATAGGaggaaaaagattaaaaatggGCTTTTTACTCTGCGGTCTCTAGTCCCAAAGATAACCAAG ATGGACAGAGCTGCAATTCTTGCAGACGCAGTTGACTATATAAAGGAATTACAAACTCAAATGAAAGAACTCAAAGATGAGGTCAGGGCTTTGGAAGTACAGGACCGTGAGAAGAACACACCACAACCGAGGAAAGCAGCTGTGAATGAACAAGAAGGAACCAGAAGTAGCACTCTTAATCAAAGTTCTTCTGACTGCACTAAAAAGATGCCGATGGAG AAGGTTCAAGTAGAAGTGCACCACATTAGCAAGAAAGATTTCTTAGTTAAGTTATACTGTGAGCAGAAGCAAGGTAGATTCTCAAAGTTGATGGAAGCTATACATTCAATTGGACTGCAGGTGGCTAGTGCCAATATAATGACATTTGATGCTAAAGTCCTGAACATTCTGACGGTTAAG GCAACCAATAAGGATATTCACCCAACTAAACTGAAAGAGTATTTAATACAGAAGACAAGTGATGATAGACAAAGTAGGTAA
- the LOC137839057 gene encoding uncharacterized protein produces the protein MQVLSVLRLSHSLPKSNDFVPIPPILDPYSTSENQIHFENEESFEEEEFSFAPFDDQIALPFSDEIFENGMIRTASTNFEQCIVSPIVHDNNTFSLQPPLRRLFVVQQLDKSCTQSKEMLKGSCSDVSQNHVVVEIEASNKKCKKSKSTGFSKTWRLRESFRLRSNSDGKDTFVHFNPSRVMPLRSTKTNKDNAVTKKGKTSKCKTTFSPHEKVYIMNKRRNETTRRKTFLPYRQNLIGFFVNMNGFSRNINPF, from the coding sequence ATGCAGGTTCTATCTGTTCTCCGATTGTCTCATTCATTACCAAAATCCAACGACTTTGTTCCCATTCCGCCAATACTCGATCCATATTCAACCAGTGAAAATCAAATCCATTTCGAGAATGAAGAAAGTTTCGAAGAAGAAGAGTTCAGTTTTGCTCCCTTTGATGACCAAATAGCACTTCCATTTTCGGATGAGATCTTTGAAAATGGAATGATTCGAACAGCATCCACTAATTTCGAACAGTGTATTGTTTCACCCATCGTCCATGACAACAACACGTTCTCTCTTCAACCACCGTTGAGGAGGCTTTTTGTTGTTCAACAACTTGACAAATCTTGCACTCAATCAAAGGAGATGTTGAAAGGATCATGCAGTGACGTTTCGCAGAATCACGTAGTGGTTGAAATCGAGGCTTCGAACAAGAAATGCAAGAAAAGCAAATCCACAGGTTTCTCGAAGACGTGGAGATTACGAGAAAGCTTTAGGCTTCGAAGCAATAGTGATGGCAAAGACACGTTTGTTCACTTCAATCCTTCAAGGGTAATGCCATTGAGGTCCACTAAGACGAACAAAGACAACGCTGTTACAAAGAAAGGAAAAACCAGCAAATGCAAAACAACGTTTTCACCTCACGAGAAGGTTTACATAATGAATAAAAGGAGGAATGAAACTACAAGGCGAAAAACATTCTTACCTTATAGACAAAACTTGATTGGGTTCTTTGTAAACATGAATGGATTTAGTAGGAACATTAACCCTTTTTAA
- the LOC137806545 gene encoding transcription factor bHLH90 isoform X2, with the protein MSGLGVVEWLRPLVETNIWDYVVVWKYGDDPTRFIEWIGCCCRGSCSVNLGVMSKEEKGEVCHLAPICRDKYLQHHVRTKACEALAQLPFALSLYSGVHGEVAISQQSRWLTKDSIGTQVLIPIVGGLIELFTEKLIPMDMNIIELITAHGCVSLKQEAISAQSYTCLNIIEHLPLTEQYSHRWLPHMSATLTPSIHQPATKQCTSHPSIEGPPSGSNPSIEEPSFDSKFVGLIPDEHLKQSAKMSPIPKTKMSKYNKTSGKQQRGLSSHCSDGEEDKSKLVKEPQKEGYQAKNLVTERNRRKKIKNGLFTLRSLVPKITKMDRAAILADAVDYIKELQTQMKELKDEVRALEVQDREKNTPQPRKAAVNEQEGTRSSTLNQSSSDCTKKMPMEVQVEVHHISKKDFLVKLYCEQKQGRFSKLMEAIHSIGLQVASANIMTFDAKVLNILTVKATNKDIHPTKLKEYLIQKTSDDRQSR; encoded by the exons ATGAGTGGTTTGGGTGTAGTAGAGTGGCTTAGACCCCTTGTTGAGACCAATATTTGGGACTATGTAGTTGTTTGGAAATATGGGGATGATCCAACCAG GTTTATTGAGTGGATAGGTTGCTGTTGCAGAGGAAGTTGCAGCGTGAACCTTGGTGTTATGTccaaagaggaaaagggtgaaGTATGTCACTTAGCTCCCATTTGCAGGGATAAGTATCTTCAGCATCATGTTAGAACAAAGGCTTGTGAGGCTCTTGCTCAGCTTCCTTTTGCATTGTCTCTCTATTCCGG TGTGCATGGAGAGGTTGCCATATCACAACAATCAAGATGGCTTACCAAG GATTCAATTGGAACCCAAGTTTTGATCCCTATTGTTGGTGGTCTTATTGAGCTCTTCACTGAAAAGCTG ATTCCAATGGATATGAATATCATAGAACTCATAACAGCACATGGCTGTGTCTCTTTAAAGCAAGAAGCCATATCTGCACAGAGCTACACCTGTCTCAACATCATCGAACATCTGCCATTAACGGAACAGTACTCACATAGGTGGCTACCACACATGTCAGCAACTTTAACTCCTAGTATCCATCAGCCTGCAACAAAACAGTGCACCTCCCATCCTAGCATTGAAGGACCCCCCAGTGGGTCTAATCCTTCAATTGAAGAACCATCATTTGATTCAAAATTTGTTGGTTTGATTCCAGATGAGCATCTTAAACAATCAGCTAAAATGTCTCCCATCCCCAAAACTAAAATGTCCAAGTACAATAAAACTTCAGGGAAACAGCAGAGAGGTTTGAGTTCTCATTGCAGCGATGGGGAAGAAGATAAATCAAAACTGGTCAAGGAGCCTCAGAAGGAAGGGTACCAAGCCAAAAATCTTGTCACAGAGAGGAATAGGaggaaaaagattaaaaatggGCTTTTTACTCTGCGGTCTCTAGTCCCAAAGATAACCAAG ATGGACAGAGCTGCAATTCTTGCAGACGCAGTTGACTATATAAAGGAATTACAAACTCAAATGAAAGAACTCAAAGATGAGGTCAGGGCTTTGGAAGTACAGGACCGTGAGAAGAACACACCACAACCGAGGAAAGCAGCTGTGAATGAACAAGAAGGAACCAGAAGTAGCACTCTTAATCAAAGTTCTTCTGACTGCACTAAAAAGATGCCGATGGAG GTTCAAGTAGAAGTGCACCACATTAGCAAGAAAGATTTCTTAGTTAAGTTATACTGTGAGCAGAAGCAAGGTAGATTCTCAAAGTTGATGGAAGCTATACATTCAATTGGACTGCAGGTGGCTAGTGCCAATATAATGACATTTGATGCTAAAGTCCTGAACATTCTGACGGTTAAG GCAACCAATAAGGATATTCACCCAACTAAACTGAAAGAGTATTTAATACAGAAGACAAGTGATGATAGACAAAGTAGGTAA
- the LOC137806544 gene encoding proline-rich receptor-like protein kinase PERK13, producing the protein MSTKQTKMDDASSSPSPKQDKNKKKHLQDKDSAPSPKSSDSPDSESPDSESPDSESPDSPDSPDSESPDSDSPDSDSPESPPSDSPPSPPPPSKPPSTSPSPSPTSKSPSSSRPSSKNLSPSPSSKYSSPSPPSPPSKDSSAPPPLPLLQSPPPPSPLPSSLPSPSPAPSPPPPSPPPPSPPLPSPPLPSPPRPSPSYSPPPPSSPRSPPPPSPPPSPPPPFSMLSYILPSRNDNSSPSPRKNSPPPSPQFHAPPPLDNPSTNSLRDAVSNDSTTGSSWNSQATGSSPQVKRGVISQENSTVSPPAPGDNSEKHAAYAVAGLLAFAFVAVAVAVAFALVFKRKKPRDDANGAPYMPPLDIQVKSGANGHYYEQQPSLVNTIGNGNANVKHFGSPLNSPQLKSAPIIFTYEMVMEITNSFSSQNVIGEGGFGCVYKGLLPDGTGVAVKQLRAGGGQGEREFKAEVEIISRVHHRYLVSLVGYCVSEQQRILIYEYVPNGTLHHHLHGRGMPVLDWFKRLKIAIGAAKGLAYLHEDCSQKIIHRDIKSANILLDDAFEAKVADFGLARLSDAANTHVSTRVMGTFGYMAPEYATSGKLTDRSDVYSFGVVLLELVTGRKPVDQTQPIGDESLVEWARPLLIRAMETRNFSELVDPRLENQFVESEMSRMVEAAAACVRHSAPKRPRMVQVVRALDTVDESSDLSNGVKYGQSTNYDSGQYDKEIMLFKRLANGTFVDSDFDSREYSLSRQTSRGSQQELIRYSSSGESEPRT; encoded by the exons ATGAGTACAAAACAAACCAAAATGGACGatgcttcttcttctccctCACCTAAGcaagataaaaacaaaaaaaaacatcttCAAGACAAGGATTCTGCTCCATCACCAAAGTCTTCTGATTCTCCGGATTCAGAGTCTCCAGATTCAGAATCTCCGGATTCAGAGTCTCCAGATTCTCCAGATTCCCCAGATTCAGAATCTCCGGATTCAGATTCCCCGGATTCAGATTCTCCAGAGAGTCCTCCGTCTGACTCACCACCGTCACCGCCCCCTCCTTCAAAACCTCCATCCACCTCGCCATCGCCGTCGCCGACATCTAAAAGTCCATCATCATCACGGCCATCATCTAAAAATTTAAGTCCATCACCGTCATCTAAATATTCAAGTCCATCACCACCATCACCACCATCTAAAGATTCAAGTGCACCACCGCCACTTCCACTGTTACAATCGCCTCCACCACCCTCGCCATTGCCATCTTCACTACCATCACCTTCGCCCGCACCTTCCCCGCCCCCACCTTCCCCGCCCCCACCTTCCCCGCCCCTACCTTCCCCGCCCCTACCTTCCCCGCCACGACCTTCGCCCTCATATTCCCCGCCACCACCTTCATCCCCACGTTCCCCGCCACCCCCTTCGCCACCCCCTTCCCCGCCACCACCTTTTTCGATGCTGTCATATATACTGCCATCGCGAAATGATAATTCCTCCCCATCACCACGTAAAAATTCGCCACCACCATCACCACAGTTCCATGCTCCACCTCCCCTTGATAACCCTTCTACGAATAGTTTGCGTGATGCAGTCTCCAATGACTCAACAACGGGAAGCTCTTGGAACTCACAAGCAACAGGATCAAGCCCCCAGGTCAAGCGTGGCGTTATTTCCCAAGAAAACTCAACGGTTTCTCCTCCCGCGCCCGGTGATAATTCAGAAAAACATGCTGCCTATGCAGTCGCCGGACTTTTAGCTTTTGCCTTCGTTGCTGTAGCAGTAGCTGTAGCCTTTGCTTTGGTGTTTAAGAGGAAGAAACCAAGAGATGATGCTAATGGTGCACCCTACATGCCACCCCTTGATATTCAAGTCAAATCAG GTGCTAATGGGCATTACTATGAACAGCAGCCTTCCCTTGTAAACACCATTGGAAATGGGAATGCGAACGTGAAGCATTTTGGATCTCCTTTAAACTCACCCCAGCTCAAAAGTGCTCCGATAATTTTTACCTATGAAATGGTTATGGAAATAACAAACTCATTTTCTAGTCAAAATGTTATAGGAGAAGGAGGATTTGGGTGTGTTTACAAAGGTTTGCTGCCAGATGGAACAGGAGTTGCAGTAAAACAGCTTAGGGCTGGCGGTGGGCAGGGAGAAAGGGAATTCAAGGCTGAAGTGGAGATCATTAGCCGAGTACATCATCGATATTTGGTGTCATTAGTTGGTTATTGCGTATCCGAACAGCAAAGAATCCTTATCTATGAGTATGTTCCTAATGGAACACTCCATCATCACTTGCATG GAAGGGGAATGCCAGTGTTGGATTGGTTCAAAAGGCTAAAGATTGCAATAGGCGCTGCAAAGGGCCTGGCATATCTTCATGAGGACT GCAGCCAAAAGATAATTCACCGAGATATTAAGTCAGCAAACATACTCTTGGATGATGCTTTTGAGGCAAAG GTTGCAGACTTTGGGCTTGCTAGGCTATCTGATGCTGCCAATACCCATGTATCAACTAGGGTTATGGGGACCTTTGG GTACATGGCTCCAGAATATGCAACAAGTGGAAAATTAACGGACAGATCAGATGTTTACTCATTTGGGGTTGTCCTTCTTGAGCTTGTTACGGGAAGGAAACCCGTTGATCAAACTCAGCCAATTGGAGATGAGAGTTTGGTTGAGTGG GCTCGTCCACTTCTCATTCGTGCAATGGAGACACGTAATTTTAGTGAACTGGTAGATCCAAGACTCGAAAACCAGTTTGTGGAGAGTGAAATGTCCAGAATGGTTGAGGCAGCTGCAGCTTGTGTTCGCCACTCAGCTCCTAAACGGCCTCGTATGGTTCAG GTGGTAAGAGCCTTGGATACTGTTGATGAAAGTTCTGATCTATCTAACGGGGTGAAATATGGTCAGAGCACAAATTATGATTCTGGCCAGTATGATAAAGAAATAATGCTATTCAAAAGGTTGGCAAATGGCACCTTTGTTGATTCTGATTTTGATAGTAGAGAATACAGTCTTTCAAGACAGACCTCGAGAGGATCCCAACAAGAATTGATTCGGTATAGTTCTAGTGGCGAGTCAGAACCTAGAACATAG
- the LOC137806545 gene encoding transcription factor bHLH90 isoform X3, whose protein sequence is MSGLGVVEWLRPLVETNIWDYVVVWKYGDDPTRFIEWIGCCCRGSCSVNLGVMSKEEKGEVCHLAPICRDKYLQHHVRTKACEALAQLPFALSLYSGVHGEVAISQQSRWLTKDSIGTQVLIPIVGGLIELFTEKLIPMDMNIIELITAHGCVSLKQEAISAQSYTCLNIIEHLPLTEQYSHRWLPHMSATLTPSIHQPATKQCTSHPSIEGPPSGSNPSIEEPSFDSKFVGLIPDEHLKQSAKMSPIPKTKMSKYNKTSGKQQRGLSSHCSDGEEDKSKLVKEPQKEGYQAKNLVTERNRRKKIKNGLFTLRSLVPKITKMDRAAILADAVDYIKELQTQMKELKDEVRALEVQDREKNTPQPRKAAVNEQEGTRSSTLNQSSSDCTKKMPMEKQGRFSKLMEAIHSIGLQVASANIMTFDAKVLNILTVKATNKDIHPTKLKEYLIQKTSDDRQSR, encoded by the exons ATGAGTGGTTTGGGTGTAGTAGAGTGGCTTAGACCCCTTGTTGAGACCAATATTTGGGACTATGTAGTTGTTTGGAAATATGGGGATGATCCAACCAG GTTTATTGAGTGGATAGGTTGCTGTTGCAGAGGAAGTTGCAGCGTGAACCTTGGTGTTATGTccaaagaggaaaagggtgaaGTATGTCACTTAGCTCCCATTTGCAGGGATAAGTATCTTCAGCATCATGTTAGAACAAAGGCTTGTGAGGCTCTTGCTCAGCTTCCTTTTGCATTGTCTCTCTATTCCGG TGTGCATGGAGAGGTTGCCATATCACAACAATCAAGATGGCTTACCAAG GATTCAATTGGAACCCAAGTTTTGATCCCTATTGTTGGTGGTCTTATTGAGCTCTTCACTGAAAAGCTG ATTCCAATGGATATGAATATCATAGAACTCATAACAGCACATGGCTGTGTCTCTTTAAAGCAAGAAGCCATATCTGCACAGAGCTACACCTGTCTCAACATCATCGAACATCTGCCATTAACGGAACAGTACTCACATAGGTGGCTACCACACATGTCAGCAACTTTAACTCCTAGTATCCATCAGCCTGCAACAAAACAGTGCACCTCCCATCCTAGCATTGAAGGACCCCCCAGTGGGTCTAATCCTTCAATTGAAGAACCATCATTTGATTCAAAATTTGTTGGTTTGATTCCAGATGAGCATCTTAAACAATCAGCTAAAATGTCTCCCATCCCCAAAACTAAAATGTCCAAGTACAATAAAACTTCAGGGAAACAGCAGAGAGGTTTGAGTTCTCATTGCAGCGATGGGGAAGAAGATAAATCAAAACTGGTCAAGGAGCCTCAGAAGGAAGGGTACCAAGCCAAAAATCTTGTCACAGAGAGGAATAGGaggaaaaagattaaaaatggGCTTTTTACTCTGCGGTCTCTAGTCCCAAAGATAACCAAG ATGGACAGAGCTGCAATTCTTGCAGACGCAGTTGACTATATAAAGGAATTACAAACTCAAATGAAAGAACTCAAAGATGAGGTCAGGGCTTTGGAAGTACAGGACCGTGAGAAGAACACACCACAACCGAGGAAAGCAGCTGTGAATGAACAAGAAGGAACCAGAAGTAGCACTCTTAATCAAAGTTCTTCTGACTGCACTAAAAAGATGCCGATGGAG AAGCAAGGTAGATTCTCAAAGTTGATGGAAGCTATACATTCAATTGGACTGCAGGTGGCTAGTGCCAATATAATGACATTTGATGCTAAAGTCCTGAACATTCTGACGGTTAAG GCAACCAATAAGGATATTCACCCAACTAAACTGAAAGAGTATTTAATACAGAAGACAAGTGATGATAGACAAAGTAGGTAA